A genomic window from Plasmodium chabaudi chabaudi strain AS genome assembly, chromosome: 8 includes:
- a CDS encoding lysophospholipase, putative produces the protein MMKEIELNNDESMDKTCNLDGNPMVGWLCNKHGLLLKTYRWLSKNAAGIILLIHGYRFHIRLTFMRTNLKIPNHNESFVVDSNTYYIYKDSWIEKFNQSGYSVYGIDLQGHGESQSWKNVNGDFSRFDDLVDDVIQYMNQIHDEISNENQTDGESYDIVSTKKKRLPMYIIGYSMGANIALRILQLLNKEKEDKIKTYNSNNYKKCSIMLNNSTDVNEIDNDMHNMNNSKYGDSGTSSGSTSATISAIVSTSDKHEGCYNDLDKFNIKGCASLSGMIRIKSIFNPGNISLKYFYLPIINFLSYILPNLQNLLEPHNNTSGYFSNICKYYIFRNINGKKYKYIYELAKATVTLDRNIKYMPKDVPLLFVHSQDDSICSYERAVAFYNKVNVSKKELYPVDGMDHNITTNPGNEEILKKVIDWISDVRSNDEDGKENEL, from the coding sequence ATGATGAAAGAAATTGAATTGAATAATGATGAATCAATGGATAAAACATGTAATTTAGATGGTAATCCTATGGTAGGCTGGTTATGCAATAAACATGGTTtacttttaaaaacatatagaTGGCTATCTAAAAATGCTGCAGGAATTATATTGTTAATACATGGATACAGATTTCATATTCGATTAACTTTTATGAgaacaaatttaaaaattccaAATCACAATGAAAGCTTCGTAGTAGATAGTAAtacttattatatttataaagatAGTTGGattgaaaaatttaatcaAAGTGGTTATTCAGTATATGGAATAGATTTGCAAGGACATGGGGAATCACAATCATGGAAAAATGTAAACGGTGATTTTAGTCGTTTTGATGATTTAGTTGATGATGTAATACAATATATGAATCAAATTCACGATGAAATTTCGAATGAAAATCAAACGGATGGTGAATCTTATGATATAGTGtcaactaaaaaaaaaagacttcctatgtatattattggGTATTCAATGGGAGCAAATATTGCTTTAAGAATAttacaattattaaataaagaaaaagaagataaaattaagacgtataattcaaataactataaaaaatgtagcATCATGCTAAACAATTCTACTGATGTTAATGAAATTGATAAtgatatgcataatatgaataattctAAATATGGCGATTCAGGTACTTCTAGTGGTAGTACCTCTGCTACGATAAGTGCTATTGTTAGTACTAGTGATAAACATGAAGGATGCTATAACGATTTAGATAAATTCAATATTAAAGGTTGCGCATCTTTATCTGGCATGATAAGAATAAAATCAATATTTAATCCTGGAAATATATCGCtaaagtatttttatttacctaTAATAAACTTCCTGTCTTATATCTTACctaatttacaaaatttgtTAGAACCACATAATAACACGTCCGgatatttttctaatatatgtaaatattatatatttcgaaatattaatggaaaaaaatataaatatatatatgaactTGCAAAGGCAACTGTCACATTGGATcgtaatattaaatatatgccaAAAGATGttcctttattatttgtgcATTCACAAGACGATAGTATTTGTTCTTATGAACGGGCAGTTGcgttttataataaagtaaatgttagtaaaaaagaattatatcCTGTTGATGGTATGGATCATAATATAACGACAAACCCAGGAAATGaagaaattttaaaaaaagttattgATTGGATTTCTGATGTAAGAAGCAACGATGAAGATGGAAAGGAAAATGAACTATAA
- a CDS encoding haloacid dehalogenase-like hydrolase, putative: protein MNLKLIQISLSLLLMCLCQGYSNEKNNNDETKIIKSNQLLSEPEINEAGEEAYEDQPAYDDQSLYEGQANHEVLVVRDKNGKPVNKNDLKNNIKIAFIDLDGTLLNDDSKASNLNIESLAKAQNKGIKIVFATGRIMFSANDGIGEYGKKNNLSLIPGIYLNGCITYGPNGDRIIDNYMDEKLVMDIYNFSKESNFVNRIVFYSSEKMHTFEINEYIDEETLKNTKIYKISIKFDEQNLSSVLKIYQDEFSDRASLVNPLKTCIELFHHNTNKFEGVKALCKHFDISLNDALAIGNGDNDIEMLQGVGTSIAVQNSPSKIKECAKYVAPLNNDDAVYHALRTFLNHIVEIQFYTIYIEVCNQICAYMSVLRKKKEYTEFI, encoded by the exons ATGAATCTCaaattaatacaaataagtTTATCTCTTCTTTTAATGTGCTTATGTCAAGGATACAGTAACGag aaaaataataatgatgaaacTAAGATTATAAAATCGAATCAATTGTTATCTGAGCCCGAAATCAATGAAGCAGGAGAAGAAGCATATGAAGATCAACCAGCTTATGACGATCAATCACTTTATGAAGGGCAAGCAAATCATGAAGTGCTTGTTGTAAGAGATAAAAATGGGAAGCCCgtcaataaaaatgatttaaaaaataatataaaaattgctTTCATCGATTTAGATGGaacattattaaatgatgACAGTAAAGCATCCAACTTAAATATAGAGAGTTTAGCAAAGGCACAAAATaaaggaataaaaatagtttttgCTACTGGTCGTATAATGTTTTCAGCTAATGATGGAATAGGAGAATatggtaaaaaaaataatttaagttTAATTCCaggaatatatttaaacgGCTGTATCACATATGGACCTAATGGTGACAGAATAattgataattatatggATGAAAAATTGGtaatggatatatataatttttcaaaggAAAGCAATTTCGTTAATcgtattgttttttatagttCAGAGAAAATGCATACGTTTGaaattaatgaatatattgatgaagaaacattaaaaaatacaaaaatatacaaaatttcaATTAAATTCGATGAACAAAACTTATCAAgtgtattaaaaatttatcaaGACGAATTTTCGGATCGAGCTTCTTTAGTTAATCCACTTAAAACATGTATAGAATTGTTTCAtcataatacaaataaatttgaagGTGTAAAAGCATTATGCAAACATTTCGATATAAGTTTAAATGATGCATTAGCTATAGGGAATGGTGATAATGATATAGAGATGCTACAAGGCGTAGGAACTTCGATAGCAGTACAGAATTCTCCTAGTAAAATAAAGGAATGTGCAAAATATGTAGCTCCATTAAACAATGATGATGCGGTATATCATGCATTACGAACATTTT TAAACCATATTGTAGagatacaattttatactatatatattgaagTATGCAACCAAATTTGTGCATACATGTCAGTTTTAAGAAAGAAGAAAGAGTATACtgaatttatttga
- a CDS encoding CIR protein, producing MDSKKMCNLFREADGYFNDENVDTKKINKNTKIKGYCSNNGCKTNEDYINALSAYIYKEFKNLIKRNQKHNDYDEYLLMWISDKLLKIHKKGKGKKIGIGRMDDFTLKRAYEEYLKNHRQRLDYWSLLDMNPGLKEANLWYMSGFYKLLNLICKIITGYYNGPKNKQFYKYPADCSHQYKNLYLNISECKPYLDLLNKLKGIYDDFSSVIKKYNPNSELATKLKKLTPENGKEMDAVRGYKTYDFSTEQCKFPKKKKTKPKKQDKSPLQLSNQLKGRQQETPPAQKPAPPSPQEPQPETQQLSSTTPLEEPPAKLGLPSSSLQESQNPGTSHQSGKKDSGNVPDASKSGQNVSDGVQVNQVTHSKQGSPSSETGNEDTKKGGVRSETGNPGGGQDNQGGSGSRSGGESGSEQGSQGGSGSGSGGESGSEQGSQGGSGGSYSDQHNSSIEIKEQGNGTVDKPKQSQDGQQEISNPKHGNSIDGSENSDVSENRGKMPSTTELEKQQSQSESKKGTELKNNQTEGSSHPNGHVASKIESKDSESSKSNTGGASGDTRSSSTGSDNLGDGSSDQDSGSDAREKKDLQIDPSDPSSQPLTSDTNKEGLNSEPGSTDKNPLNGGGEQGGQDDQKSQDGSGSESRPGNEQNPKDSDTGEKGPKNTSGTSFDFKPYIFRITLKGIEQLSNAFEFFEEKREQLKKVTDTIKNIYNTSVSNIQNGFYKSIEFFNGIINSINIDFKQVEKTPDSGNNQSGPGATGGGSPAPDGPSPPPKDSNKQDSHQTSPTPPTTENSKEQTQVQKSSQDPSGNQNSDQTNHEGTQKSVSVSATKEKNPGTELKVNGMTEIGDSYVLKEYKKIVILIIVILIPITLTIMYKYLSFGRRNELKKKNNMKKVINMVGVNKTTKTVINSSDGKKQIQIIIKSYSQKKKTKKFINFVYGEKSPSLNIYQLMQADPVPFINLIFLLIFFVYKRKRDFIE from the exons ATGGACTCCAAAAAAATG TGTAATTTATTTCGTGAAGCTGATGGTTATtttaatgatgaaaatgtcGATACGAagaaaattaacaaaaacaCAAAAATCAAAGGATATTGTAGTAACAATGGTtgtaaaacaaatgaagaTTATATTAATGCTTTGTccgcatatatatataaggaattcaaaaatttaataaaaagaaaccAAAAGCATAATGATTatgatgaatatttattgatGTGGATAAGTGATAAATTGCTTAAGATAcacaaaaaaggaaaaggtAAAAAGATTGGAATAGGCCGTATGGATGATTTTACTTTAAAGCGGGCTTATGAAGAGTATTTAAAGAACCATAGACAAAGATTGGATTATTGGTCTCTTTTAGATATGAATCCGGGTTTGAAAGAAGCTAATCTTTGGTATATGAGCggattttataaattactTAATctaatatgtaaaataattacaGGTTATTATAATGGTCCCAAAAATAagcaattttataaatatcctGCCGATTGCAGTCATCAATATAAAAACCTTTATTTGAACATTTCTGAATGCAAACCATATCTTGATTTattgaataaattaaaaggtATATATGATGATTTTAGTTCTGTTattaagaaatataatCCAAACTCAGAATTAGCAACTAAGCTTAAAAAACTTACACCagaaaatggaaaagaGATGGACGCGGTGAGAGGttataaaacatatgaCTTCAGTACTGAACAATGTAAATTccccaaaaaaaaaaaaacaaagccAAAAAAACAGGACAAATCACCATTACAACTTTCAAACCAACTAAAAGGTAGACAACAGGAAACACCACCAGCACAAAAACCAGCACCACCATCGCCACAAGAACCACAACCAGAAACACAACAATTATCATCTACAACACCACTTGAAGAGCCACCTGCAAAACTGGGATTGCCTTCATCTTCACTACAAGAATCTCAAAATCCAGGAACAAGTCATCAAAGTGGAAAAAAGGATTCAGGTAATGTACCAGACGCTTCTAAAAGTGGGCAAAATGTTTCAGACGGTGTTCAAGTAAATCAAGTTACACATTCTAAACAAGGAAGTCCAAGTAGCGAAACAGGGAATGAAGATACCAAAAAAGGAGGTGTAAGAAGCGAAACGGGAAATCCAGGTGGTGGGCAAGATAATCAAGGAGGATCAGGAAGTCGATCAGGAGGTGAGTCAGGTAGCGAACAAGGAAGTCAAGGAGGATCAGGAAGTGGATCAGGAGGTGAGTCAGGTAGCGAACAAGGAAGTCAAGGAGGATCAGGAGGTTCATATAGTGACCAACATAATTCATCaattgaaataaaagaacAAGGGAATGGTACAGTAGATAAACCAAAACAATCACAAGATGGCCAACAGGAAATTTCAAACCCTAAACACGGAAATTCAATTGATGGATCAGAAAATTCAGATGTTTCGGAAAATAGGGGCAAAATGCCTTCTACAACAGAACTAGAAAAGCAACAATCACAATCAGAATCGAAAAAAGGAactgaattaaaaaataatcaaacaGAAGGATCAAGTCACCCAAATGGACACGTCGCTTCTAAAATTGAATCAAAGGATTCAGAAAGTAGTAAATCAAATACAGGGGGTGCAAGTGGTGATACAAGAAGTTCAAGTACTGGAAGTGACAATCTTGGCGATGGATCAAGTGATCAGGATTCAGGAAGTGACGCACGGGAAAAAAAGGACCTCCAAATAGACCCAAGCGATCCAAGCAGTCAACCTCTAACTTCAGatacaaataaagaagGCTTAAATAGTGAACCAGGAAGTACAGATAAAAACCCATTAAATGGAGGTGGTGAACAAGGTGGGCAAGATGATCAAAAAAGTCAAGATGGATCAGGTTCAGAAAGTAGGCCAGGTAATGAACAAAATCCCAAGGATAGTGACACAGGAGAAAAAGGACCTAAAAATACATCAGGGACATCTTTTGATTTTAAACCATACATTTTTAGGATCACATTAAAAGGCATAGAACAATTAAGTAATgcttttgaattttttgaagAAAAAAGGGAACAACTTAAAAAGGTCACGGATACtattaagaatatatataacacatCTGTGTCTAATATACAAAACGGTTTCTACAAATctattgaattttttaatggcATTATTAATAGTATAAATATCGATTTTAAACAAGTAGAAAAAACTCCTGATTCAGGTAATAATCAATCTGGACCAGGTGCCACAGGGGGCGGGTCACCCGCACCTGATGGCCCATCACCACCTCCAAAAGATTCAAATAAACAAGATTCACATCAAACTTCACCAACTCCACCAACTACAGAAAATTCTAAGGAACAAACTCAAGTGCAAAAATCGTCTCAGGACCCATCTGGAAACCAAAATTCCGATCAAACCAATCACGAAGGAACTCAAAAATCAGTGTCAGTTTCAGCAactaaagaaaaaaatccaGGAACCGAATTAAAAGTAAATGGAATGACAGAAATAGGTGATTCCTATGTATTAAaagaatacaaaaaaattgtaattttaattatagtTATTCTAATACCCATTACTTTAACTATTATGTACAAg tatttatcatttggaCGAAGAAATGaattgaagaaaaaaaataacatgaAAAAGGTTATAAATATGGTTGGCGTAAATAAAACGACAAAAACAGTTATAAACTCAAGTgatggaaaaaaacaaatacaaataattataaaatcatatagtcaaaaaaaaaagactaaaaaatttataaattttgtttatggGGAAAAATCCCcatcattaaatatataccaaCTTATGCAAGCTGATCCTGtaccatttattaatttaatttttttgttgattttttttgtttataaaagaaagcGTGATTTCATAGAATga
- a CDS encoding fam-a protein yields the protein MNKLYIKVALALLCIAGYMQNVAFASETSADVATTDSPRQKNIHIENAIYQYPNGQKYLDGDEVLLSIEHVNQASILLQKLSATGVNDYSAYSTENKNCTIYSKKVGNMDIGRLHVTIPSASKYNDLLEKIWDFDGKHKSDSNIIRGIVSREYWNTLCLFEKQSVDPNYTPPIKKYALGSIFRKSSDTTVIVCPSRTINDDTEIDKETDMKEVYFNLKAIETDIDPEDALTKLGANISGFVIKKGNDDQVHVTYINAVHDVSNSTESIHNKKERGLTYANILSLVQRI from the exons atgaataaattatatattaaggTTGCTTTAGCACTTTTATGTATCGCAGGATATATGCAAAATGTAGCATTTGCAAGCGAAACTTCCGCAGATGTTGCTACTACCGATTCCCCCcgccaaaaaaatat TCATATTGAGAATGCAATATATCAATACCCCAATGGCCAGAAATATCTTGACGGTGATGAAGTTTTACTATCAATAGAACATGTAAACCAGGCTTCAATACTTTTACAAAAACTTTCTGCGACTGGTGTAAATGATTATTCTGCCTATTCtacagaaaataaaaattgtactATATATTCTAAGAAAGTTGGAAATATGGATATTGGAAGGCTTCATGTTACAATCCCATCTGCCTCTAAA tACAATGATTTATTAGAGAAGATTTGGGATTTCGATGGTAAACACAAATCGGATAGCAATATTATTAGAg gaATTGTTTCTCGTGAATACTGGAACACTTTATGCTTGTTTGAAAAACAAAGCGTAGATCCTAATTATACACCtcccataaaaaaatatgctttAGGCTCAATATTTCGT AAATCAAGTGACACAACTGTAATTGTATGTCCATCAAGAACTATAAATGATGACACTGAAATCGATAAAGAAACTGATATGAAAGAAGTGTACTTCAATTTAAAAGCAATCGAAACTGACATTGATCCTGAGGATGCATTAACCAAATTAGGTGCTAACATATCCGGATttgtaattaaaaaaggcAACGATGATCAAGTTCATGTTACTTATATCAACGCT gTCCATGATGTTAGCAATTCTACCGAGTCTATCCacaacaaaaaagaaagaggTCTTACATATGCAAATATTCTAAGCTTAGTACAACGCATTTAA
- a CDS encoding CIR protein has product MSKELCEKINFADENVVFDPESQNYKFNDEILKAYCPNKNCDSESLKLSSSFVGLLENFRSIDNEKSEDDKLSQYAILWFSSKIKENTKIDIEKNTMYDIFTQNEWFSEHSESINNKKDIMGLHFIYLNNLYKFLKGICDTINKCKSSSNPTECQESAEKCGELYRTCLITFPWKEICNPYCSVLSNLKKDYDKFRKNHNDKNLPELKPPEGRESCESFCKSKQESKVEEPTNEVSEIVTPTVVSLPDSSVTTTSINNGNKLPYIAVPLVLIPIILGISYKYLTPVWRKKAKRKAMKKIINLSDQKKA; this is encoded by the exons ATGTCTAAGGAATtg tgtgaaaaaattaattttgcCGATGAAAATGTTGTCTTTGATCCAGAATctcaaaattataagttTAATGATGAGATCCTCAAGGCTTATTGCCCTAATAAAAACTGTGATAGTGAATCCCTAAAACTCAGCTCTTCTTTTGTAGGATTGCTTGAAAATTTTAGGAGCATTGATAATGAAAAGTCAGAGGATGATAAACTTTCTCAATACGCTATTTTATGGTTTAGTTCTAAAATTAAGGAAAATACGAAGATagatattgaaaaaaatactatgTATGACATATTTACACAGAATGAATGGTTTAGTGAACATAGTGAATCcataaataacaaaaaagatataatgggacttcattttatatacttgAACAATCTTTATAAATTCCTTAAAGGAATATGTGAtacaattaataaatgtaaaagCTCTTCAAACCCCACTGAATGTCAAGAGAGTGCTGAAAAATGTGGTGAATTGTATCGTACATGTTTGATTACTTTTCCCTGGAAAGAAATTTGTAATCCATATTGTAGTGTATTgtcaaatttaaaaaaagattatgataaatttagaaaaaaccATAATGATAAGAATCTTCCAGAATTGAAGCCACCAGAAGGAAGAGAAAGCTGTGAAAGTTTCTGTAAAAGTAAACAAGAATCGAAGGTTGAGGAACCGACAAATGAAGTTTCAGAAATTGTTACGCCCACCGTAGTTAGTTTACCAGATTCATCAGTAACCACCAcaagtataaataatggaaataaacTACCCTACATCGCAGTTCCATTAGTTTTAATACCCATTATTTTAGGAATTTCATATAAG tATTTAACACCCGTATGGCGAAAAAAGGCGAAAAGAAAAGCCATGAAAAagattataaatttgagTGATCAAAAGAAAGCCTAA
- a CDS encoding acyl-coA synthetase, fragment yields MDKVLDEEVNTKKEYVDYIKKDMLEAFNKTNLSRYNLINDIYITMGLWDTSNYLTPTFKVKRFKLINDYDFYFEQVKSKYKDKLKGQKASAKS; encoded by the coding sequence ATGGATAAAGTATTAGATGAAGAagttaatacaaaaaaagagTATGttgattatattaaaaaggatATGTTAGAAGCctttaataaaacaaatttaagtAGATATAACTTaattaatgatatatatatcacaaTGGGATTATGGGACACCTCCAATTATTTAACGCCAACCTTTAAAGTAAAACGATTTAAATTAATCAATGATTACGATTTTTACTTTGAACAAGTGAAATCCAAATATAAAGACAAACTGAAAGGACAAAAAGCTTCTGCAAAAAGTTAG
- a CDS encoding fam-a protein — translation MNRFYIQFVLFLLSIFVYANNKTLATEPAPGEDEASQSTDQNSTSEKRYEKDKPLVCINPIINAQAVELMDEAVKQFKYHATYIDGYERWSTNTDSCLRFYKKELEDNTLVEKIEYSIWDSVNFSDIVSDLWDSDNPTFFNAESVKRKVVRVYNPDLIMIQQRYKTWFGGREKYFYALATKVEVTKYITFIVMTSVNVVDKYPSDKEYKNKIIEKANSFKTVIDNEEDIRKGKLKKTFVNIAGYYIQKYNQYVDVTFVASIDGHACI, via the exons atgaatagattttatattcaatttgttttattccTTTTAAGCATTTTCGTATATGCGAATAATAAAACCCTTGCAACTGAGCCTGCTCCAGGAGAAGATGAAGCATCTCAGTCAACAGATCAAAATTCTAC TTCCGAAAAAAGATATGAAAAAGACAAGCCCCTAGTATGCATCAATCCAATAATAAATGCACAAGCAGTTGAACTTATGGATGAAGCTgtaaaacaatttaaatatcaTGCTACATATATAGATGGTTATGAACGTTGGTCAACAAATACTGATTCTTGTTTGCGCTTCTATAAAAAAGAGCTTGAAGACAATACACTTgttgaaaaaattgaatattCAATTTGGGATTCTGTTAAT TTTAGTGACATAGTAAGCGATTTATGGGATTCTGATAACCCCACATTTTTCAATGCTGAGTCTGTTAAAA gaAAAGTTGTCCGTGTGTACAATCCAgatttaataatgatacAACAACGTTACAAAACTTGGTTTGGGGGCCGTGAGAAATACTTTTATGCTTTAGCTACAAAGGTTGAA GtgacaaaatatataactttCATTGTCATGACTTCGGTAAATGTAGTTGATAAATACCCTTCCgataaagaatataaaaacaaaatcatAGAAAAGGCAAATTCATTCAAAACTGTTATTGATAATGAAGAAGATAttagaaaaggaaaattaaaaaaaacgttTGTTAACATAGCTGGATACTACATTCAAAAATACAATCAATATGTTGATGTCACCTTTGTTGCATCT aTTGACGGGCATGCTTGcatttaa
- a CDS encoding CIR protein, translated as MTKSSYDIEKYKEFVTINSYFGEEKKQNGEISLKCKEEIHNYCHYGNTSEKGNCNNEYFKMTSSGVIYLLENLKKYGLDDDKLADYAILWLSYKLKIKENNIVNKLSDFYNSYIETNNDYNKNINGNDGPTYKEIIDKKKDLMDMNISEIFKLEAPFNILYFLYYEISDVAVDCKKNLSIANNFAKEFEKLNNDSNNKENSLYTQILSTLSNDYKNLKKKCPQFQSISEIKRSQSSAENSVKVSEQPTVLIPEATPSSSSILNTVIPVLSTFSVISLFLGVSYKYSLFGFGKRSQKRYLRENIKK; from the exons ATGACAAAGTCAAGTTATGATATTGAGAAA tATAAAGAATTTGTTACGATCAATAGCTATTTTGGGGAGGAGAAGAAACAAAATGGAGAAATATCTCTAAAATGTAAAGAAGAAATCCACAATTATTGTCATTACGGGAATACCTCAGAAAAAGGTAATtgtaataatgaatattttaaaatgacTAGTTCTGgtgttatttatttgctagaaaatttaaagaagTATGGTTTAGACGATGATAAACTTGCCGATTACGCTATTTTATGGTTAAGTTATaaactaaaaataaaggaaaataatatagtcAATAAATTAAgtgatttttataatagttatatagaaacaaataatgattataataagaatataaatGGTAATGATGGTCCGACTTATAAGGAAAttatagataaaaaaaaagatttgatggatatgaatattagtgaaatatttaaactTGAAGCcccatttaatatattatattttttgtattatgaAATTAGTGATGTAGCTGTGgattgcaaaaaaaatttgagtATTGCTAATAATTTTGCTAAAGAATTTGAAAAACTCAATAATGAttctaataataaagaaaacaGTCTATATACTCAAATATTGTCTACATTGTCaaatgattataaaaatttaaaaaaaaaatgcccCCAATTTCAATCAATTTCAGAGATAAAAAGATCACAAAGTTCTGCAGAAAATTCTGTAAAAGTTTCTGAACAACCTACTGTACTAATTCCTGAAGCTACACCATCAAGTTCATCGATATTAAACACAGTAATTCCAGTTTTATCGACATTTTCTGTAATATCACTTTTCTTGGGAGTTTCTTATAAG tattcattatttggatTTGGTAAACGCTCTCAAAAACGATATTTaagagaaaatataaaaaaataa
- a CDS encoding fam-c protein, translating into MNKRIFSLVCIVLYFLLAAIIDCSEQKHDRYKESGLRSRIIRAIKQIKRSNKKNDIESKRETQSNNNNNYDYERYRGPYESEAPFGNCDCFCCTLS; encoded by the exons atgaataaaagaatatttagTTTAGTTTGCATCGTCTTGTATTTCCTTTTGGCTGCAATAATAGATTGCTCGGAACAGAAA caTGACCGATATAAGGAATCTGGCTTAAGAAGTAGAATTATTCGCGCTATCAAACAAATAAAGAGaagtaacaaaaaaaatgatatagaaTCTAAACGTGAAACCCaatcaaataataacaataattacGATTATGAAAGGTATCGTGGCCCCTATGAAAGTGAAGCACCATTCGGTAATTGTGATTGTTTTTGCTGTACGCTTTCGTGA
- a CDS encoding fam-a protein, with translation MNKFYIQIVLFILSIFVYANNEAIATEPALGEDTKPKLRSPYATPEEIYEKNKHLSCHCPNNTHVLEVMDEAMQQLEYHATSKDGYKLCIENSGDGISYYKKKYDDNTDILKINLNIYASHQYDGIVNRIWDPKSPNFFNKGHVKILHEYNPNLVLIRQFCEQDSKYYHKYFYALVKKAQVRKPFLFCFISKDKAIIAMTSVDIFDANPSSKEPKNPIVKKADSFCGFVNPEDYILCKEYKKIYVNLAGYLIEKKGDDLEITYIESINGYSTI, from the exons atgaataaattttatattcaaatcgttttatttattttaagcatttttgtatatgcaAATAATGAAGCCATTGCAACTGAGCCTGCTTTAGGAGAAGATACAAAACCCAAACTACGAAGTCCTTATGCTAC CCCagaagaaatatatgaaaaaaacaagcaCCTATCATGTCACTGTCCCAATAATACACATGTGCTCGAAGTTATGGACGAAGCTATGCAACAATTAGAATACCATGCTACAAGTAAAGATGGTTATAAACTATGCATAGAAAATTCTGGTGATGGTATAtcttattataaaaaaaaatatgacgACAATACAGATAttctaaaaattaatttaaatatatatgcttccCATCAG TATGATGGCATAGTAAACAGGATATGGGATCCCAAAAGCcccaattttttcaataaagGCCATGTGAAAA tTCTCCATGAGTACAATCCAAATTTAGTATTGATACGCCAATTTTGCGAACAAGATTCTAAATActatcataaatatttttatgctttAGTCAAAAAAGCTCAAGTAAGGAAACCTTTTCTTTTCTGTTTC ATATCAAAAGACAAAGCTATAATTGCCATGACTTCAGTAGATATATTTGATGCGAACCCTTCCAGCAAAGAACCTAAAAACCcaatagtaaaaaaagcAGATTCATTCTGTGGTTTCGTAAATCCTGAGGATTATATTCTAtgtaaagaatataaaaaaatatatgtgaaCTTAGCTGGATACCtcattgaaaaaaaaggcGATGATCTTGAAATCACCTATATCGAATCT aTTAATGGATATTCTACcatttaa